The sequence below is a genomic window from Ficedula albicollis isolate OC2 chromosome 2, FicAlb1.5, whole genome shotgun sequence.
GCATTGCCTGCACAGCACCATACAGAATATTCCACGTGCCCCCTGAAATTCAGATTTGCACAATTTCTGTGTCTGACTCTGGTGATTGCCTGCACAGCACCATACAGAATATTCCACGTGCCCCCTGAAATTCAGATTTGCACAATTTCTGTGTCTGACTCTGGTGATTGCCTGCACAGCACCATACAGAATATTCCACGTGCCCCCTGAAATTCAGATTTGCACAATTTCTGTGTCTGGCTCTGTGATGCATTGCCTGCAGAATACAGAATATTCTATGTGCCCTCTGAAATTCAGGTTTACACAACTTTCTGTGGTGCCATGGTCCTATCCAAAGACCTGAGGATGACCCCAGTCAGAGCTTTTTTGGCTGACCTCAGGGGCCTTGAGCCAAGCCTggtcctgcacagcagctcGTTTCCTAGCGAAAGAAAAcctccttggagcagctccaagCCAGACCACAGGGAAGAAGAGGATTTCCTGGCCTTCTGCCATGCCCTCTGGAGAAGATGCTCACAGGGCTGACCAAACCCATCCTTGAGTGGCCCTTTCTCACCGCCTTCTCTCCTCCACAGCCACCCGGGAGTCAGCCTTCGTGCACGCCATCGCCTCGGCCGGCGTGGCTTTCGCCGTCACCCGGTCCTGCGCCGAGGGCTCGGCCACCATCTGCGGCTGTGACACGCGCCACAAGGGCTCTCCCGGCGAGGGCTGGAAGTGGGGGGGCTGCAGTGAGGACGTGGAGTTTGGCAGCATGGTGTCCCGGGAGTTCGCCGACGCCCGGGAGAACCGGCCCGACGCTCGCTCGGCCATGAACAGGCACAACAACGAAGCCGGAAGGACCGTAAGGACGTTTGCACATCCCGCCTTTCCcggttttattttcttacctgGTGCAATGGGTGGCGGGAGGGAATTAAGGGGGCTTAAAAGATCTAAATCCGGGCTAAATTTACGCAACACAAAATATCTGTGCAGTGAGAGTTCTAGATCGGCGTGCCTGGTCTGCGAAAGCTCTGCGTAAATTCACCCGCACAAATGTAAACTCCTGCCTTGGAGTCCAGATCTCTCTTATAGAGGATGGGTCCAGGCAGGTTTAGGAGGGGATTTAATCCCATCTTATGAGGATAGCTACCCCcagaagttgtggatgccccattcctggaagtatccaaggccaggttggacagggcttggagcaacctggtctagtggaaggtgtccctgcccattccAGGGTGATTGGAAatgaatgatttttaaagtcccttccaacctaaataattttgtgatttcATTATTAGAGTTATTAACCCAGTTAATAACATCCTAATTGTgcctgttcccttccctggactgTGGGGCACCTGAAGTTTGAATGCAATTGTCCATTCCCCTTCTCTGGAGCCTTGAGggaggagaagagcaggagagcttttcccacagcccatcttCTCAACCCAGTTCTATTTCCCAGGGAATATTTAGACAAAATTAGAGGCAGTATGACTTTGGTACCTCCTGATTAAACTTGGATCATGCCCTAAAGCTATTTTTACTTCAAACAATCTTGGAACAAAATGTgttggggaaaagaaagcacaaaatcTGCTTTATACACAATTTTTTGCCTAGGTGGAATAATCCCAAAAGGGggatatttcttcttttttttttaaaatctcaagaACAGCCCATAAATCCCAGAAGAAAGTAATTTGTGGGAAACAATTTGTAGAACTGAACCACAAAGCCCTTTCTAACAGAGATTatgccacagcttctctgagatAACAGAGAACAGGTTAGTGTGGTCTTGTCCCCTCAGCAGAAGATCTTGCACACATCCAGGGGGACATTTGTGCAGTGAGCTGTAGCAAAGccaccacagctgctgtgttggGACACTTGTCCTCAGGCAGGCTGGGGTTTCTTGAGAGCTCCTGAGGTGGATCCTGTGAATTCCCAGTGGTGTTATCCCTCCTCacaccacagcagagctgttggaACACAACTTTCGAAAGGGAAATACCACCAGAAACCAAAATTGTCTGCAATGGAGACGACCACAAGCAATAATGTggcttcctccagctctggccTAAATTATCCCAGGtagccccagggatggggcagccacaagCAATAATGTggcttcctccagctctggccTAAATTACCCCAGGtacccccagggatggggcattgCTGGTGGCAGCTATGTAGTGGGAAAAAGAGGGGTGGGGAGAAGCAGTGTAGAGCAGAAAGGAGGGATTTCCTTTAAAGTGAGAATTTGctttaaagtggaaaaaaatgaacaaacatcCCTGTGATCACAGGCCTGCTGAGATCTTTTTACTCTGAGCCTTGTTCCTTGACTCTGCATTCTTCTAGGACATTTTACAGATGTCAGAGGTTAGGGAGCAGATGTCCCTCCATGACCTGAAATCCCACTGATTTAGGAAGCACTGGTATTTTCCATTCTCACCATGCCAGCACCCATGGGACAGCTCTTCCAGGCCTCCACACTCCAGTGCTTCCAGCTAAACCTGAGCCACGGGCAACATTCCGCATTGATTCCCACAGGAACTCCAACCCTGCCGCTCCGCCGGGAGTTCTGATGAAGTTCAGAGTGATTATACGAACCAAACCTCCCGTGGTTCTCTCTCATCGCTAATTACAACCTGCTCTCTGGCGGGTGGCACTCTGTAAATAACACAGGAAAGCACCTGGTGAACACCAAGGTGCTGATTCATGGCAAATCTCTTGGGCTCAGGCTGGCACTCGCCTGTTCACGCACCCAGAAATTTGCTGATCGCTCTGAAAATGCAGATTATCAAGCTGTTGCATAAGGTTGTCTCCCACCTCCCAGAGTACTGGAGGGCAACACCTCTAGTTATTTAAACTCGTTTTATAAGAGGTAAAAACAAGTAGTGAAATTCTGGGATCAATAACCACCCTCCCATTTAACCCGGGAAAGTGTTTTGTGTTGAGGTCTGAGACTTTAGAATCAAAAGTTggcctcttttcttttcctttgaaattattttagagaaatCATAGCtctggctttaaaataaaaataaattacgTTTCCATTTCTGAAAGTAGCCATAGCAAGGCTTGAACCTTTTTTGCTTAAGTAAACACAAAACATATGTAAATGATGGAGTTGTGTTCTAGATAGTTTGGACATTTCATGTTCCTGTTATTCCCAACAGAAAAGCTGCATTGTTAATTTATGAAGACATTGAGTAGCTTTGTGTGCTCTTTGCTTCTCTGCCCAGATGTGCTTGAATTCTTTTCCTGGGTGAAAACCCTGCAATATTCCCACATGAACATTGATAAGACTGAAGTTAATAAGCTCAGAAATTTCCTTGGTGTTTGGTAAATCCTTGAATTTGAGTTGCGGATCAGAATCAGTCACTGAAAACTACGAAGTATGGAAGTTATAGCTAGACCCAGCAGTGATTGGGGGATAAGGGGATTTTTGTTCACAAGAGTATAAATATATTGACGAAAACATTAATAATTCCTTGGAAAATCACGGCTACGTAGCAGAACGTCATAAGCATTTTAATTACAGGTTAACGTTTTCCTTCTTTGCCCTCCTCCTCTTTTGCAGTCCATCATTGAGCTCATGCACCTCAAGTGCAAGTGCCACGGGCTCTCGGGCAGCTGTGAAGTGAAGACCTGCTGGTGGTCCCAGCCAGACTTCAGGGTCATCGGCGACTACCTCAAGGACAAGTACGACAGCGCCTCGGAAATGGTGGTGGAGAAGCACCGCGAGTCGCGCGGCTGGGTCGAGACCCTCCGGCCCAAATACAACTTCTTCAAGGCGCCGACCGAGAAGGACCTGGTTTACTACGAGAACTCGCCCAACTTTTGTGAGCCCAACCCCGAGACCGGCTCCTTCGGGACCCGCGACAGGATCTGCAACGTCACCTCGCACGGCATCGACGGCTGCGACCTGC
It includes:
- the WNT3A gene encoding protein Wnt-3a; the protein is MPSVAEGVKIGIQECQHQFRGRRWNCTTVNDSLAIFGPVLDKATRESAFVHAIASAGVAFAVTRSCAEGSATICGCDTRHKGSPGEGWKWGGCSEDVEFGSMVSREFADARENRPDARSAMNRHNNEAGRTSIIELMHLKCKCHGLSGSCEVKTCWWSQPDFRVIGDYLKDKYDSASEMVVEKHRESRGWVETLRPKYNFFKAPTEKDLVYYENSPNFCEPNPETGSFGTRDRICNVTSHGIDGCDLLCCGRGHNTRTEKRKEKCHCIFHWCCYVRCQECIRVYDVHTCK